A stretch of DNA from Candidatus Izemoplasma sp.:
GCTCTTTACATCATTTCTTGGATATCTTTTGAAACAGTTGAAGTAGTAGACAATCCAAATGTATTGATTAAGAAGCGTGCTACATTATCGCTTAAAAAGGCTGGTAATGTCGGTCCTAACTTAATATTCTTAACTCCTAAATGTAATAGTGCTAATAACACAATAACGGCTTTTTGTTCATACCAAGCAATGTTATAAGCAATAGGTAAATCATTGACATCACACTCAAATACCTCTGCGAGTTTTAGTGCAATAACAGCTAAACTATAGGAATCATTACATTGCCCGGCATCTAATACTCTTGGGATTCCATTAATGTCACCTAAGTTAAGTTTATTGTATTTAAATTTTGCACAGCCTGCTGTTAAAATGATTGTATCTTCTGGTAACTCTTTTGCAAATTCTGTATAGTAAGAACGTTTCGGACTGCGGCCATCACACCCAGCCATTACAACAAATTTCTTAATCGATTCATTCTCTATATTTTCAATAATTGTATCCGCAAGTGATAGTACTTGGTTATGCGCAAATCCACCAATTATTTTTCCACTTTCAATTTCTTCTGGTGCGTCACATTGTTTGGCGAGTTCAATTATTTCAGTAAAATCTTTTTTACCATTAACTGATGGAATATAGGTAAATAATTCGTGCCCTGTGTTTCCTGTGGTAAAGACTTTATCGGCATAAGGTGCATCTGTTTTTGGTGGCACAATACAGTTTGTTGTAAACAAGATAGGGCCATTAAACTTTATAAACTCTTCTTTTTGTTGCCACCATGCATTACCATAGTTTCCAACTAAATGATCATATTTTTTAAGCTCGGGATAGTAATGCGCCGGTAACATTTCACTATGTGTATACACATCAACCCCTGTATCTTTTGTTTGTTCTAAAAGTTCTACTATATCTTGTAAGTCATGACCACTGATTAAGATACCCGGGCGATTACGCACACCGATGTTCACTTCACTCAACTCAGGATTACCAAATGTAGTAGTATTTGCTTTATCAAGTAACGCCATTACTTCTACACCAATCTTGCCAGTTTCATCTACAAGGGTGATATAGTCTGTAAGTGTTTTTGTATCATCACTTAATGCAATAAGTGCCTGTCTTGTAAAGTCAAATACATTCTCACTTATAAATCCTAATTTATGTGCATGAGAATGATAGGCTGATAAGCCCATTAATCCCGTCATAATAATCTCTTTAATACTTCTTAAGTCTTCATCTTCTTCGCTTAACACACCAATATCATATGACTTTTTGATATAGTCGCTAGCTAATTCAGATGCCCATGACGTTAAATCATCATTAAAGACTGAATGAATCCCTTGTTTTAAATTCTCTCTTAATGTGATTCCTTCTTTAATGCTATTAATAAACACTTGATTATCAAAATTGGCATTTGTAATCAACTTGAATAGCCCTTCCATTATAAATAAATCACTTTGGCTAACGTCTTTTCCATTCTCTTTTGCTTCTTGCGACACCATTGCTAAACCTTTTAATACATATTTAAATGTATCCATATAAGATGATAGAACCGGTGTTTTTCCACAGACTCCCATCACTTCACAACCTGTATTTTTCGCGGCTTCTTGACATTGATAACAAAACATATTTGTTTCCATGATTTCCTCCTCTATTTTATGTCCTTTACAAGGATAACAAGAGAAAATAAAAACGTATGTGATTTTAATCACATACGTTAATTAATTTAAACATTTACGGATTAACGATTATTTTTTTTATTTTGATATAACGCAATTGTTGCATCATGCAAGACATCTTGATAAATTTTAGTCGAGCCGGTAATTCCCGCAATTCCTGCCGTTGCACCAACACATAAGTCATCAGCAACATCACTATAATCAACTGCAACAATACTGTTTAAAATCTTTGTAACTAATTGTGATGCCTTTTTAGGGTTTAAGTTAACTACAATTGTAAACTCATCGCCACCACGTCGCTCTATAATACTACTGGCATCAAAGGCTTGCAATATACTAATAATTTCATCTTGTGTGCGCTTAATAACGATATCACCAACATCATATCCATAATTGTCATTCACCTTTTTAAATCGATCTAAATCAATATCAATGACACTGAATGGCAACTTATTAGCCTTAGCTTTATTAAACCGTGTTTCTGCTTCTTCAATAAACTGACCTCTACCATAGGCCCCTGTAAATAATGTCTCTTCACTCATACCTATCAACTCCTTCACAGTTATATCATCAAGTGACTGATCATTTAGTAA
This window harbors:
- the hcp gene encoding hydroxylamine reductase, with protein sequence METNMFCYQCQEAAKNTGCEVMGVCGKTPVLSSYMDTFKYVLKGLAMVSQEAKENGKDVSQSDLFIMEGLFKLITNANFDNQVFINSIKEGITLRENLKQGIHSVFNDDLTSWASELASDYIKKSYDIGVLSEEDEDLRSIKEIIMTGLMGLSAYHSHAHKLGFISENVFDFTRQALIALSDDTKTLTDYITLVDETGKIGVEVMALLDKANTTTFGNPELSEVNIGVRNRPGILISGHDLQDIVELLEQTKDTGVDVYTHSEMLPAHYYPELKKYDHLVGNYGNAWWQQKEEFIKFNGPILFTTNCIVPPKTDAPYADKVFTTGNTGHELFTYIPSVNGKKDFTEIIELAKQCDAPEEIESGKIIGGFAHNQVLSLADTIIENIENESIKKFVVMAGCDGRSPKRSYYTEFAKELPEDTIILTAGCAKFKYNKLNLGDINGIPRVLDAGQCNDSYSLAVIALKLAEVFECDVNDLPIAYNIAWYEQKAVIVLLALLHLGVKNIKLGPTLPAFLSDNVARFLINTFGLSTTSTVSKDIQEMM
- a CDS encoding GGDEF domain-containing protein, which codes for MHNQFEREELISFLNFKYLQANKELSSTSKRLFRLKRVIDLLNDQSLDDITVKELIGMSEETLFTGAYGRGQFIEEAETRFNKAKANKLPFSVIDIDLDRFKKVNDNYGYDVGDIVIKRTQDEIISILQAFDASSIIERRGGDEFTIVVNLNPKKASQLVTKILNSIVAVDYSDVADDLCVGATAGIAGITGSTKIYQDVLHDATIALYQNKKNNR